DNA from Chitinophaga pendula:
ATGGATATGCTCCTGCCAGCTGCAGCAACCAGTCGGTCTCTGCTTCCGACTGATCAGCCTGTACGGCAACACAACCGGTAATGCCATTCGCTGTTAACACCGGTTGCAGATCATCAGGCAGAAAATCCCGCTGGATCACTTGCATGTCATCCGTGATCCAGGCATCCTTTACGGGATGATATCGCCAGAAATGTTGATGGCTGTCTATACGATCGTCACTGTGATGAAATAGGTCGTTATTCATATATTCATAAGTGGAAAATTCATTAACGTGAAGCTCCTATCCGTCCTGTCTTCACTCGTCTATTAGTCGTATAGCGCTAAAGCCCGAATATTTTTTTCATTTCGATCCACTTCTCTCCGGGATTGGCAATAGGCAATGGCTGCTGGTATTTCCACATCAGTTGCTCCCATTCCTGTACTTTAGGACTCGCAGCATCCGCTGCCGCCTTACGCTCCCCGTCAAATTCAGCAGATACATCCATGATCATGAACAGACGATTCATAATGCGGTAGATCTCCATATTCAGTATCCCGCTGTCCGTAATACTCTGTTTGATCTCCGGCCATACCGCCTGATGATAACTTTCATATTCTGCTATAAGCACCGGATCATCCACAAGATCCAACGCCAGGCAATACCTTTTCATATCTGATAATTATAGTCCGTATAAGGACGCTGTTCCCGCTGCAGGAACAGCATCCATTAGAAATTATTTCCAGGCCTGTGCCACCTGTTTCGAGGTGCCCATACCATCAATACCTAATTCTATCACATCACCTGGTTTTAAATAAACCTGGGGATTCATACCCAAACCTACACCTGCCGGCGTACCGGTAGAGATGACATCTCCTGGCAGCAAGGTCATAAACTGGCTGAGATAAGAAATGAGGAAAGGCACCTTGAAAATGAAATTAGAAGTATTACCGTCCTGCATTTGCTGACCATTAACAGTCAGCCATAAACGTACGTTGTCAATATCCGCAATCTCATCTTTAGTCACCAACCAGGGCCCTAATGGAGCAAAGGTGTCACAGCTCTTACCTTTTACCCACTGACCACCTCTTTCCAGCTGAAAAGCCCTTTCACTATAATCGTTATGTAAAGCATAGCCGGCCACATAGTCCAGTGCATCCTTTTCCTCGACATAACTGGCCTTTTTACCAATTACCACTGCTAATTCTACTTCCCAATCGGTCTTTTCGCTCCCTTTGGGTATAACCAGTGCATCGTTAGGACCTACCAGCGAAGAGGTACTCTTAAAAAATACGATTGGCTCCTGTGGTAGCTGGGCATTTGTTTCCCGGGCATGGTCTGCATAGTTCAACCCTATACAGATGATCTTGGAAGGACGCTGAACAGGCGCCCCCAAACGAGTGCCGGCAGGGATAACCGGACAGTCCTTTCCATGCTGCTCCCACCAACTAGCCAAACGCTCCAATCCCCCCGTCTCAAAAAATCGCTCTCCGTAATCCTCACCAAAAGCGCTGACATCAAATTGTCCCGCCGCTGTTACTACACCCGGTTGCTCCGCTCCCGGTAATCCAAACCTGATCAGTTTCATTTGTATTGATTTGAAAGTTGACGACAGCGGTGATTACACCACTATCAGTATACTTGTTTCAGTTGTTTTATTTTCAATCGGCCCTGCACGACCTGTATATCAAGCACCCGGTCTACTTTCTGCTGCTTGTCCACATATCCGAATACACAATGATCTTCAGACAATGCCTCTATAGCAGGATCATAACCAGTAGGAATCGCTATCATCTGCTCTTTACGCGCACCGGCAAATTCAGTATACAGATTAACAGAATCCTTACTGTTATTAACCTTGAACCGCACTATAAAGTCAGCGGATATCTTACCCGATAAAATATGCTTGTTATAATCATGCTGCAATAACTCCTTCTGCTCTGTTATCTTCCCCAGCCCTTTCACGTCTTCTACATAATGCCATATCTGCTCCGGGGGAGTACCTACATGGAATATCTTCAGCTCCTTTCCGTCTTCACTCTGGCTCGCATGATAATAACGTGTGCTCCTGCTACTTTTTAACACCCCAATATAACAACTGTTGGGCTTGTCCCATACCATCTTATAAAGGTCTTCCTCTTGCACCCCCTTCGCCAAAGACACTTCAAATCGCTTCTCCTTCTCTAAATTCCCCAGCTGGAAACGGATCTTAACATGCTGCGTGTCTTTATCCTTATCCTCTATGGTAATGGCGATAGTGCCAGCTGGCTTTGCTTCCACCAACGGGCCGGCAGCCTGTTCTTTGTCAGCCGCTCCCTGATTGTTGGATGAATGGCAAGCTACGACGAAACTAATAATGGCTGCTACAAATACGGTCTTAAAGAGATATTGCATATAATAGTTTTATCTCTGCAAGATAAGCCGTATCAATTATTTAATTTAATGAAGCCCCCATCGATCGGATAATCACACCCTGTGATAAAACCAGCTTCGTCTGCACATAGGTACAGTGCCAGGTGAGCTACCTCCGACGGTTTCGCCATACGGCCGATCGGCTGCGTTTTAGATAACTTTTCAAACATTTCCGGCTCACGCCCGGGATAATTTTTGGCCAGGAATCCATCCACAAAAGGTGTATGCACCCGTGCCGGAGAGATACAATTACAGCGGATACCGTCCTGTATAAAATCTTTAGCCACCGACAATGTCATCGTCAATACAGCACCCTTACTCATCGAATAAGCAAAACGATCCGGAATACCCACACTCGAAGCAATAGAAGCGACATTTAATATCACACCACCACCCTGTTGCTTCATCTGACCAATTACCGCATACATCGCATTATAGGTACCTTTCACATTCACCTGGTATATCCTGTCCAGGTCAGCTTCAGTAGTATTTTGAAGATTTCCTATATGCGCAATACCGGCGCAGTTCACGAGGATGTCTATACGACCGGTTGCAGCCTTGATAGTCTCCATCGTGTTTATCATCGCCGCCTGGTCCGATACATTGCAGGCATGCAATGATGCCAGCCCCCCTTCCGCTATGATGGCTGCCGCTGTTCCCTTCCCTCCATCCTCGTTCAACTCAATAATATGTACATGAGCTCCCTGCGCGGCAAAACATTGTGCAATAGCT
Protein-coding regions in this window:
- a CDS encoding SDR family NAD(P)-dependent oxidoreductase; this translates as MNLFRLDGKTAVVTGGGSGIGQAIAQCFAAQGAHVHIIELNEDGGKGTAAAIIAEGGLASLHACNVSDQAAMINTMETIKAATGRIDILVNCAGIAHIGNLQNTTEADLDRIYQVNVKGTYNAMYAVIGQMKQQGGGVILNVASIASSVGIPDRFAYSMSKGAVLTMTLSVAKDFIQDGIRCNCISPARVHTPFVDGFLAKNYPGREPEMFEKLSKTQPIGRMAKPSEVAHLALYLCADEAGFITGCDYPIDGGFIKLNN
- a CDS encoding fumarylacetoacetate hydrolase family protein, with the translated sequence MKLIRFGLPGAEQPGVVTAAGQFDVSAFGEDYGERFFETGGLERLASWWEQHGKDCPVIPAGTRLGAPVQRPSKIICIGLNYADHARETNAQLPQEPIVFFKSTSSLVGPNDALVIPKGSEKTDWEVELAVVIGKKASYVEEKDALDYVAGYALHNDYSERAFQLERGGQWVKGKSCDTFAPLGPWLVTKDEIADIDNVRLWLTVNGQQMQDGNTSNFIFKVPFLISYLSQFMTLLPGDVISTGTPAGVGLGMNPQVYLKPGDVIELGIDGMGTSKQVAQAWK
- a CDS encoding L-rhamnose mutarotase, translated to MKRYCLALDLVDDPVLIAEYESYHQAVWPEIKQSITDSGILNMEIYRIMNRLFMIMDVSAEFDGERKAAADAASPKVQEWEQLMWKYQQPLPIANPGEKWIEMKKIFGL